TCTTCTTCATTAACTTGCTGAGCGCAACGCTCCCGGCTTACTTGTACGTCTACATCCCCTATCCTCGTATGACCGCATCACATTGTCTGAATTTCCACTCGTAGCTCGACGTTCGGTCCCCGGCTGGGCATGCGTCAAATGATCGTGTCCCGATACTCGTTCGGGTTCTACGGGAACATCATCCCGTCACTGCTCAACCTAATCACATTCATGGGCTTCCTGATTCTAAACTTGATCCTAGGAGGCGAGACTCTAGCCGCCGTCAGCGGATACCAAGCCGGGCATGGCGGAGGGCTCAGCTGGGACATTGGAATCGCCATCGTGGGAGTTATCGCCCTTCTCGCAAGTCACATCTCAATTACATGCTATATCCCTACTCATCCGGGGGGTGCCACATCTCATACATACAGGTTACGTTTTGCGGATACAAGGTTCTGTACACGTACGAACGCTTTGCCTGGATCCCGATCGTGATGGTCTACATCGTCGCGCTCGGATGTGGAGGAAAACAACTCACGTACGTTATATCTCCTCGGACAAGGTTACCTCATCCGCAAACTCACTCTCTGGGGCAATTTTATGACACTATTAGGGATTTAGCACCCGTTGTGCCCGCTTCGTCCGTGACAGTACTCTGCTTCGCAGCCTCGATCGCAGGGTACATGATTTCATGGTCCACGCTCGCGTCGGACTATACGATCTACCTGGACCAATCGGCGCCCAACTCAAAAGTGTTCCTATTCGCATACAGCGGCTTTTTCTTCCCTAATGTCATATGCGAAATGGTCGGCGCCGCATTTGCCGTTTCGATGCACGCCCCGGGGAACGAGGCATGGTTGGACGGGTACAAGGTCAACAACGTTGGCGGGTTGCTCGATGAGGTTATGCGCCCCGCGGGGGGGTTTGGAAAGTTCTGCATTGTGCTTTTGGCATTGAGTTGTATTGCTGCATCGAGTCGTCCTAtcttcttcttttctttcttttcagAATTAAAGTTTTGACATTTAAAACAGGTCAATGCATGTACAGCTTCTGCGTAAGCTTCCAATGCATCACGCCATGCTTTGCTCGTATCCCTCGATACATCTATTCGATTGTCGCCATCGCCATGCAAGTCATATTCCTTCTCTCCATACTCCACACACACACGCCACGTTCTTTAATTAATCAACTGACACCACGTTTTCACAGTTCGATCCCACTCGCCATGGTAGGGGCGCACACCTACTACACCTCCCTCATCTCATTCACAGGCGTGATCGGATACTGGGCAGCCGCATGGGCAAGCATCGTCCTCGCCGAACACGTCCTATTCCGTCAGTCCCACACGGGCGCCCGGAAACAGCAGGATACGATTCGGCCGCATGGAACGACCCCTCGGCCCTCCCAACCGGCATCCCGGCACTCGCCGCGTTCGCGCTGTCGTTTGCGCTGATCGTGCCCGCGATGAACCAGGTCTGGTTCCAGGGTCCGATCGGGCGGCGGGTCGGGGACATCGGGTTCGAGCTCGCGTTTATCGTCGCGGGCGGGTTGTATAGCGTGTTTCGGCATGTGGAGAAAAAGGTTTGCGTCGGCCGGGCGTGGGCTAGGTTCCTAAAATGGAAAGTGTTCCAAATTGGTAGTGGTATGTTTTTCGTCATTGGGATTGTCGTGTAAGAGTCATATTTGGGGAATTGGATGTACTTGCGTTGTCGAGCTGCTCGTGATCAGAGGAACCTAAAAGAGGGAACTGTGTCGATCACCTTGCCATTCGCGTGGCCGAGTCGCTTAACGAGAGGTTCTGACACAAaggcaaatagctaaagagtGACGACGATGATATCATCTTCGCCAGCGATTCACACGCTGGTCCATCATGGTTCAAAACTGCAGCGAGTGGCATAGTCAAACTGTAACTAATGCATGGGTATTCATCTGTGCGTAAAACACACATCTCGTTTCAacaaaaggaaaagaaaaaaaagaccAAGAACCAAAAACATACAAAGAGGAACCCCACATCGTCCGGTTACTGTTCcacacaaaaaaaaaagagaaatTCACAAAAAGAGCGACGGAGAGATGTAAATAGCGATATAGGTAGAGAGGGCAGAGTCGAGATATAACTGATTGATACTGGAGGCTGGATAAGAGAGCAAGAAACAGTCTAAAAACAGAATGGATGAGAGACGATGCGTGTCCAAGACCAAGACAACAAACTGTTCAAATGTGGGGGGGAGTAGGATGCTATCATGTATTGTCATTAAAGAATTGTGGTCCGAGTCCAAAAAAGAGCCACGGTTTTGAGTCCAAAGTGTTTTAATGCTTGGGAGATTTTTCGGGTGTGGTCGCGCCTGTTGTTGCGGGCGAGTAGGTGTCTTCGCCTGTTCCTTCGACCGACGAACCTCGAGGTTCTTCGGAGATGGGTGCGTCGGAGATGTGTACGTATTTCTCATGAATGGCCGGCACGGGCGGAACGGGTTCTGTCACGCCTAGGACGGGGGCATCGACCAGCCTAGAGGAAACCAAGTCAGAACGGAGCCAGCCCCCGCACATCTCAAACAACACACCTGAACCAAACACGCCCAGGCCCGCTCTTTTCCCTCACCCATTCCCAAAACCGGACGTGCCCGTCATCCATGGCGTCCATCAACGCCTGCTCGCCTTCGCGGGTGCCCATACCTTCCAAACCCACTCGCCGGCCCACTCGTCAGCGAGATTCTGGTTCCGCCCGCACGTTCTTTTCCCTTTCGAGAGCCGATACTCCAGGTCTTGTCGACTCGGAACGACGCGATCCAGACAGGACGCCAAACACGGGCGACGCCACGCGAAGATTTGACGTAGCTCAGGCTCGAGTCGAGTTTCATGATGGGTTCGGTGGAGCGTTTGGGGACGCTGAATGCATACACGAGCCCCGCGACGGCCGGGCCGGGTTCGCAGTTGGGCAAACGAGCTGGGTCGGGGTTGGGGTGTAGA
The nucleotide sequence above comes from Rhizoctonia solani chromosome 3, complete sequence. Encoded proteins:
- a CDS encoding Permease for cytosine/purines, uracil, thiamine, allantoin; amino-acid sequence: MAAAQESDIEKALSSDGSSEEEIAPYVEQRQAEEARDVTTFRGKLAAFTIRLSQYGVETRGVVPTAPEARTDTRFWNLLFLWISANFNILAFSTGSLGPAIFALGLKESLLVIFFINLLSATLPAYFSTFGPRLGMRQMIVSRYSFGFYGNIIPSLLNLITFMGFLILNLILGGETLAAVSGYQAGHGGGLSWDIGIAIVTFCGYKVLYTYERFAWIPIVMVYIVALGCGGKQLTDLAPVVPASSVTVLCFAASIAGYMISWSTLASDYTIYLDQSAPNSKVFLFAYSGFFFPNVICEMVGAAFAVSMHAPGNEAWLDGYKVNNVGGLLDEVMRPAGGFGKFCIVLLALSCIAASSRQCMYSFCFDPTRHGRGAHLLHLPHLIHRRDRILGSRMGKHRPRRTRPIPSVPHGRPETAGYDSAAWNDPSALPTGIPALAAFALSFALIVPAMNQVWFQGPIGRRVGDIGFELAFIVAGGLYSVFRHVEKKVCVGRAWARFLKWKVFQIGSGMFFVIGIVV